In Myxococcales bacterium, the sequence CCAGCGGGGTGGGATTCTCGAACGGGTGCGCCGAATTGACGCCGAAAAATCCGCCGCCGTTCGTGCCCAGTTGCTTGATCGCCACCTGCGAGGCGGCCGGTCCCAACGGGATTGTCTGGGTGGTTATCCAATCGCCGCCGGCGTTTTTCACCGGCTCCAGGAGGTGCGCCGAGACATACGGATCCAACGATTGCACCACGCCCTGCCCGACCAACAAAACCGCCAGCAACAGCGAAAGCGGCAAAAGAACGTACAGAACGCCGCGGACCAGATCGGCCCAGAAATTGCCGATGGCCGTCGCCGCCCGCGCCCGAATGCCGCGGATCAGCGCGACCAGCACGGCCATCCCGGTCGCCGCCGAGAGAAAATTTTGCACCGTCAAACCGATCATCTGGCTGAAGTACGATAGCGCGGCCTCGCCGGTGTACGCCTGCCAATTGGTATTGGTGACGAAACTGACCGCGGTGTTGAACGCCAGGGCGGGGGAAAGCGAACCGCATCCTTGCGGATTCAGCGGCAGGTGCGCCTGCAGCCGCAGGATCGCGTAAAGCAGCAAGAAACCCGCGGCGTTGAAAACGAGCACCGCGCCGGCGTATTTTTTCCAGTCCATTTCGGCTTGCGGGTCGATGCCGGCCAGCCGATATAACAGCCGCTCCGCGGGTCCGAAAATTCTGGCCGCCCAAGTCGGTTCCGCATCATAAACCCGGGCCATGTAGCGCCCCAGCGGCCAGGCCAGAGCAAGAATCGCCAGCAGATAAAGGCCGCCTTGCATCACCATGTTCGCCGTCATTCGAACCACTCCGGTTTCAGCAGCGCGACCGTGAGATACGCGAAGGCGCCCAGCGCCGCCACGGCCGCCGCGTATTCCAAAATACTCATGACCGCTCGCCGCCCAGGCGCTCGGCAAATCGCGCCAGCCCCTGCGAAGCCGCGAAGAAAATCCCCACCAGAACCACGACCACGAGATCCATGACCCGCTCCTTTGCCTAACGAACCCGGCGACAATCTAAGAAGAAAGAAATAAAGAAGGCGTCAAAACGGCGGCCGAAAGGATTAAGAAAAGATTAAAATCGCGCCGTAACTTTCATGGCCGGCGCAAATAACATTGACACGCCAACCAGCTGGGTCTATATTCCGGCCGGTTTTCTTCGATGAACTATCGTGGAGTCAACAATGGACGACGGCACAGCGAGCCGATCTGGCGATAAGCCCACGGGAGCGGGCCGATCGTTCGAGTGCCGCGGCCGTCGCGTCCGGCACTCCTAGCCTCGACCTTCTCCCCCCGACCCATCGCCGATCCGCCATACTTTGCCGCCAGCAAAGTCAAAATCGATTCGCGTCTCCGGTCGCAGTCGCCGGTGATGTCGCGAGGGGAGCAGGTCATGGCCATGTCCTTCCTGCAGGTCGATCACGAAAAGCTGGCTTTCGGTTTCGCCTCGGATTTATTGGGTAGCCGCTGGCGCGTCCAGGGCCGCACCGGGCGTCTCGTGGACCTGGTGGTTCGCGAGGGCAGCCCCTATCCGACGATCGAAGGCGCCATCATCAAAACCGGCGGGAAAAAGCATTTCGTTTCCCAGGAAAAACTGACGGCGGCCGAGCAAGCCGGTCCCCGTGCTTTCTCCCTGGCAACGGACGATCTGAAAGATCCCGGCCTGGACGGCGAGGCCTTTCTGCTGGGCGAGGTCCTGATGGACAAGCAGGTCGTGGACACCCTCGGCGCGAAGGTCGAACGGGTCAACGACGTGCACCTGCTGTATTACCGCGACAAAATCCACCTGGTGCACGTCGACGTCGGCTTTACCGGCCTGCTGCGTCGCCTGGGCGTCGAATCCGCCGCCGCCCGCCTGTCGAGTCTGGTCGGCCGCAAACCGAAGGACGAGTGGATCTCCTGGCGCCACATCCAGCCGTTTCACGAAAAATCCGGGCACGGCCACATCCGCCTGGACGTCGACGTTACGCGGATCAAGGAACTGCACCCCGGCGAACTGGCCGACATCCTCGAGGACCTGAGCAAGGACGAACGGACCGCCATTCTCTCGCACGTCGACGCCGAAACCGCCGCCGGCGCCCTGGAGGAGATCGAGCCGGAACTGGGCGCGCAACTGGTCGAGCAACTCGACCCGGCGGTCGCCGCCGACATCATCGAGGAGATGGAACCGTCGCTGGCCGCCGACCTGATCGAGGAGGTCGACGAGGAAGCCGAGCAGGAAATCAAGCAGGCCATGGACGGGGAGTCGCGGCGGGAAATCGAGGCGTTGCAGGCGTTCGAGCAGGACACGGCGGGCGCGCTGATGACCACCAACTATCTGTCACTCGCCCCGGAAGCGACGGTCGCCGAGGCCCTGCGGCAAATCCGCGCGCGAAGCGCCGAGGTGGATTACGTCTATTACCTTTATCTCGTCCGATCCGACGGCGCGCTGGCGGGGGTGGTCAACCTGCGGCAGTTGATCCTGGCCGAACCGCAAACAAAACTGGCCGCGCTGGTCGGTTCGCGGCTCGTCTTCGTGCATCCGGAAACGGATTGGCAGGAAGTGGCCGAGGTTTTTTACAAATACAATTTCCCCGCCCTGCCCGTGGTCGACCGCGAGCAACGGCTGATGGGGATCATCCTCTATAAACACAGCTTCGACGAGCTGGCCGGTTACTACTACCGGATGGCCGGTTGAGCCGAAAAGCGTCGGAGGCGGAAATGAAAAACAGATGGCTGGATTGGCGGCGGCGCATCGGGCTGTTTTTCGCGGTGGTCGGGCCGGGAATCATCACCGCCAACGTCGACAACGATGCCGGCGGCTTGGCGACCTACAGCCAGGCGGGCGCCGATTTCGGGCTCGACCTCTTGTGGCTTTTCCTGCCGCTGACCCTGGTGCTGATCCTGGTGCAGGAAATGGCCAACCGGATGGGCGTGGTGACCGGCGACGGTCTCTCCTCGCTGATCCGCGAGCGCTTCGGGGTCAAGGTCACTTTTTACCTGATGATTGCCCTGCTGCTGACCAACTTCGGCAACGTCATGGCCGAATTCGCGGGCATCGCCTCGGCGGCCGGATTGTTCAACGTTCCGCCCTGGCTGGCCGTGCCGGTCTGCGCCGCGCTGATCTGGCTGATGGTGCTGCGTTGGAATTACCAAGCGGTCGAGAAGGTCTTTCTGGTCGCCTGCCTGTTTTACGTGGCCTATGTGATCACCGCCTTCGTCGTGGATCCCGACGCGGGCGAAGTGGCCCGCGCGTTCGTCGAGCCGAAGATCATCCCGGCGCGCGCCTACCTGGTCATGGCCATCGGCCTGATCGGCACGACCATCGCCCCGTGGATGCAGTTCTATCAACAGGCGGCGATTGTCGAAAAAGGCGTGGCGGTCGAGGATTACGCCTATTCGAAGGCCGACACCGTCGTCGGCGGCATCGTGGTCAGTCTGGTCGCCGCCTGTATCGTCATCGTCTGCGCCCACACGCTACACCCGGCCGGTGTGCACATCGACGACGCCTCGCAAGCCGCGCTCGCCCTGGCGCCGCTGGCCGGGGCGCGCGCCAGCCTGCTGTTCGCCTTCGGCCTCTGGAACGCCTCGATGTTCGCCGCCTGCATTCTGCCGCTGTCCACCTCGTACACCGTATGCGAAGCCCTGGGTTGGGAGCGTGGGGTGGATCAGTCGTACAAGGACGCACCGCAGTTTTATTTTCTCTACACCGCGCAAATTGTCCTGGGCGCGTTGATCGTCCTGATCCCGCGGATTTCCCTGGTGCGCATCATGATCGTCTCGCAGGTGGTCAACGGCCTGTTGCTGCCGGTGATCCTCGTCTTCATGATCATTCTGGTGAACGATAAAAAACTGATGGGACGCCATCGCAACGGCCCGGTCTACAACGTCGTCTGCCTCGCCGCGATCGCGGTCCTGATCGTCCTCTCGCTGCTTTACGTGCTGACTATGCTAAAATGAGGGGCGAATCGACCGATCAACCGAACGGGAACAGGAAATCATGACCGAACCGCTCCGCACCGACGCGCCGTCGACGCCGCCCGCTAGACCCGGCCGCTGGCGCCGGGCGATCGGCTACGCGCTGCTCGCCGTTTCCACCGTCACCTGGTTCGGCGGCCTGCTCGGCGCGCCGTTTCTGCCGTTGTCCGCCGCGCGGCGCGTGGCCGTCGGCGGCGCGCTGGTCGTCGTCGGCGAAATCACGTTCTGGGCGGCCGTGCCGTTTCTCGGCAAGGAAATCGTCCTGCTCTTTCGCCGTTATCTGAATCCACTGCATTGGTTCAGGAAAAAAGCGCCGCTCGCCGAGACCGAACCGGAAACGGATGGCAAGCTTTAAAAATAGCCGCCGCCTTCCTCTTTCCAGATTTGGTATCCCTCGAGTTCCTCCTCGCTGACCGATTCCTGCCGGACGAATTCGATCGGCCAGCGGCGAAACGACTCCTTGCCGACGGGCAGATGACCGTAACTCGAACCGTCCAGCCAGCCGTCCCGGCTGAGCCGTAGCACCGCCGGATTGAGGTCTTTCGGTTTGCGTTTGTAATGGTTGGCGTAAAGCCGGAGGTGCACTCCGCCGCGGTCCACGGCCAGGATTTTCAGCACGCCGAATGTCCCGTCCTCTTCCGCCAATAAATAGAGCCCGCCGACGATGAGGCGCCCGTGAGGGCTTTTTTGCTTTTCAGTCTCACTCATTAGATGACCTCTTTGATCGTTCGTTCAAAAAACGAGTTTTCATGACCCGGTTTGGCGGTTATATTATCGGTTCGAAGCCGGTTTGAAGAAAGGGTGAGTCATGTCATCATCGCCGCGCGTTTTCCGCCTCCCGATGCTCTTCGCCGTTCTGTTCCTGCTCGCCGCCTGCGCCGCGCACCCGCCCGTCGCCTCGCCCGACGCCTGGCGCGCTTCGCGGCCGCTTGCGGCGCGGGGAGCGACCGCCGACACCCTGCAGCTCGGCCTGGGCCGCGTCGAGATCACGCCGGACCATCCGGTGCCGCTGGGCGGTTACGGCATTTACGCGGGCGCTTACAAAAATTGCCGCTGGTCGAAGGGCGTTCACGATCCGCTCTACGCCACCGCGCTTTACCTGCAAAAAGGCCCCGATCAACTGGTGGTCATCGCCCTGGATCTGCTCGGCCTGGTGAAACCCGACCAGGACGATCTGCGCGCGCAGACCGCCCGGGCGCTGCACCTGGATCGCGAGCGGGTGATCCTCACCATCAGCCACACTCACCACGGGCCCGATACGGTCGGCTTGTGGGGCACCATTCTGCCCGCCAAATCCGGCCGCGATGAGAAATACCTGCTCTGGATGAAAAAGAAGGCGGTCGAAGCGGCCCTGCAGGCCTATCAAAACCGCGCGGCGGGAACGATTTCCTACGCCCTGGGCGAAGAAAAAGACCTGCACGAAAACGTCCGCCGCGCCGAGGAACCGACCGCGCCGATCGACGACACCATCACCCTGCTCGTCCTGAAAAACGCCCAGGACGAGGTCATCGGCACGCTGACCAACTGGGCCTGCCACCCGACGAGCGAGGACGCGCCGAATCGGTTGATCTCCGCCGACTGGGTTTATTATTTCCGGCAGACGATGGCCAAAAACGTCGGGGGCATTCCGATGTTCGTGAACGGCGATTTCGGCGGCTCCGTCCAACCCTCCCCGAAGTGGCGCGACAGCCAGGGGATCACGAACGGCGGCCAGGGATTCGTCTGGGCCGAGGCGATGGGCGGCGCGCTGGGCCGCAAGGTGGCGGCGCTGGTTCCGCAGGCGAAGCCGCTGCCGTTCGACCGGATCGAGGTTCGTTACAGCCCGGTCCGCGTTCAGAATCGAAACCTCGTTTACCGGATCGGCCGGTCGCTCGGCATTTTCAAAATGGCGGTTCCCGATCTTGGCGATTGGTACGAAACGCAAGTCACCGCGGTGAAAATGGGCCCGCTGCGCTGGGGCACAATGCCGGGCGAAATGATGGCCGACCTCGGCGGCCAAATCCGGCAAAGCCTCGGCGGCGACGCCCAGATCCTCGTCGCCCTGGGTCAGGACTGGCTCGGCTACATCGTCAACGCCGAGCGGTACGACGATCCGCGTTACGCTTACGAGAAGATGCTTTGCTTCAGCCCACAACTGGGCCCGACCGTCGTCCAGGCGTACCGAACCGTCCGGTTTGAATGAGCGTTCATTTTCCCCTTGTCAGACCGCCGGCTTTCCTCTAATTTACTTTGACCGTTCAAAGAGGCGAGGAGCATGCGCATGATCTCGACCCCCAGACTTCGGAATATTTCGTTGCTGGTTCTCTTGACCCTGCTGATTGCCGGCGGCGCGGCCTGCGTGGAAGTCAGCGTGGATCCGGAGCCGCCCTATCCGCCGCGGGATAAGGACTACAGCTATCCCGACGAGGAAACCGTTCCGCCGCCCTGGGAAGACCCGGAAGACTATCCTTACGTGACGATCACCTCGCCCGTGAACGGCACCTTCACCACGGCCGGCTCGCTCACCGTGACCGGCACCTACAGCGGCCCGGAACTGGCTTCCCTGACCTTGAACGGCCAGGCGCTGCCGGCCGTCGCCGGCGCGTTCAGCGGCACGATCGCCGTCGACCCCGACGATGCCGTGGTGCCGATCCAGGTGACCGCGACGACGCTGGAAGACGAAATCGTTTCCGCCGACCGGGTGACGGTCTTCACCGGCCAGGGTCAGGCGGCCAACAGCGCCGTCGCCTTGAGCGCGGCGCTGGGCCTGGAAAACCGCGGTCTGAAAGCGATCGGTTCGACACTGGGCGGCCTGCTCGACGGCCGCAACCTCGCCGATCTGATCATGCCGGAAATCGACACGGCCAAGGCGGGGCCGATCGATCTGACCACCGCGAAACTCGACGGCGTGGAGATCGTCCTTCAGGCGACGGCCGACGGGCTTTCCGTGAAGCTGCTCGCGACCGACCTGATCCTCGAAGCCACGCTGCTCGGCCTGCCGGTCAACATCACCGCCGAAGGCCTCATGCTGGACATCCTCGCCGACGTCACGGTCGACGCCGATCATCAGGTCGTCATCGCCGTCGTCGACTCGCAATCGTCCATCGCCTCGCTCAGCCTCAGCGGCATCCTGGACGAAGTGGCTTCCTATCTGGTCGGCCTGGTGCTCGACCTGCTGATCAAAAGCCAGGTGCCCTCCCTGCTGGGCGATCTGATCAACGGCCTGGACCTGACGATCACCAGCACCGGCTTCGATCTGACGCTGGCCCCGGTAGCGGCCGGCACGACCGATCGCGATTTCTCCCTGGCGCTCGGCTCGCTGCTGACGATCACCGATCCGGCGGCCTGGAACGCGGACTTTCAGCCGGAAGGCTTCCGGGCGACGACCTCCGACCCGGTGACGTTCCCCGAAAAAACGCCGGTGACGGAAAAGCCCTACGGCGTGGCGATCGGCCTCAACGACGACGTGCTCAATCAACTGCTGTACACGGTCGCCGCGACCGGCGTGCTCGATTTCGAGGTGACCGATCCCATTCTGCGGGCCGAGGTCTTCTCGGTGTTGTTCTTCTCCTTCGAATCGATCGACCCCGACCTGCCGCTCATCCTGCGCCTGTCGCCGGCCGCCGCCCCGCTGCTGGTCACCGATTCGGAAACGCACCGGATGTATCTGGTGCTGCCGGCTTACACCGGCCGGGTCATGGTGGACCGCGGCCCTGCCCTGGGCGGCGAGTGGGAAGCGATGAGCTTCACCGTGGACCTCTGGGCGCCGCTGGCGTTGCAGTACAACGAGGACGGTTCGTTCAGCCTGGCGTTGAGCGACCTGATGATCGATCTGAACGTCGTGCACAACCCGGTCGGCCAGCACAACGTCGACAACATGAACCGGCTCTTCGCCGAAATCTTCGATTCGCTGCTGCCTGATCTGCTCAGCGGCCTGACGGATATGTCGATCTCGATCCCGGAAATTCTCGGCCTGGACATCAGCATCGCCGACATCGCGCCCTTCGGCCCCGGCGAGGATTACCTGGGCCTGTTCATCGACCTTCAATAACGAAATTCCGTCGGTAACAAAAAGCCCCGCGATTCGTCGCGGGGTTTTTCATTTGGGCGAAGAATTTCCTTTTATCACCAGACCTCAACCCCGGTCGGCCTGCGCCAGCACCGCCTTGATGCCGTCGATGGCGCTGGAGACGATGCCGCCAGCGTAACCGGCCCCCTCGCCGACCACGATCAAACCCCGGATGCCGAGGCTTTGGTAATTCTCGTCGCGCACCAACCGCCACGGGCTGCTGGTCCGGGTTTCGACGCCGATCAGCACCGCCGCGTCGCCGGCGAACCCCTTCAGGCGCCGGTTCCAGGCGGAAAGCGCCTCGCGCAACCCCTGCGCGACGAATTCCGGCAGGGCCGCCCGCAGATCGGCGGGCTTCACGCCGGGCAGATACGAGACATCGGGAACGCGTTGACCGGCGCGTTCGGCTAGAAAATCGCCGGCGGTCTGCGCGGGGGCGAGGCAGCGCGCGCCGTCGCCCAGCGACGCCGCCGCGCCCTCGATCTGCTCGCGAAAACGCAGCCCGTCGAGCGGCCCGTCGCCGAAATCGGCGGGCGACACCGCCACGACCAGCGCCGCGTTGGCCCGCGGTCCTGACCGGCCCGCGTTGCTGCCGCCGTTGATCACCAGATGTTCCGGATCGGTACCGCTGGGCAG encodes:
- a CDS encoding potassium-transporting ATPase subunit KdpA, with translation MTANMVMQGGLYLLAILALAWPLGRYMARVYDAEPTWAARIFGPAERLLYRLAGIDPQAEMDWKKYAGAVLVFNAAGFLLLYAILRLQAHLPLNPQGCGSLSPALAFNTAVSFVTNTNWQAYTGEAALSYFSQMIGLTVQNFLSAATGMAVLVALIRGIRARAATAIGNFWADLVRGVLYVLLPLSLLLAVLLVGQGVVQSLDPYVSAHLLEPVKNAGGDWITTQTIPLGPAASQVAIKQLGTNGGGFFGVNSAHPFENPTPL
- a CDS encoding potassium-transporting ATPase subunit F, producing the protein MSILEYAAAVAALGAFAYLTVALLKPEWFE
- a CDS encoding magnesium transporter, with product MAMSFLQVDHEKLAFGFASDLLGSRWRVQGRTGRLVDLVVREGSPYPTIEGAIIKTGGKKHFVSQEKLTAAEQAGPRAFSLATDDLKDPGLDGEAFLLGEVLMDKQVVDTLGAKVERVNDVHLLYYRDKIHLVHVDVGFTGLLRRLGVESAAARLSSLVGRKPKDEWISWRHIQPFHEKSGHGHIRLDVDVTRIKELHPGELADILEDLSKDERTAILSHVDAETAAGALEEIEPELGAQLVEQLDPAVAADIIEEMEPSLAADLIEEVDEEAEQEIKQAMDGESRREIEALQAFEQDTAGALMTTNYLSLAPEATVAEALRQIRARSAEVDYVYYLYLVRSDGALAGVVNLRQLILAEPQTKLAALVGSRLVFVHPETDWQEVAEVFYKYNFPALPVVDREQRLMGIILYKHSFDELAGYYYRMAG
- a CDS encoding Nramp family divalent metal transporter, which codes for MKNRWLDWRRRIGLFFAVVGPGIITANVDNDAGGLATYSQAGADFGLDLLWLFLPLTLVLILVQEMANRMGVVTGDGLSSLIRERFGVKVTFYLMIALLLTNFGNVMAEFAGIASAAGLFNVPPWLAVPVCAALIWLMVLRWNYQAVEKVFLVACLFYVAYVITAFVVDPDAGEVARAFVEPKIIPARAYLVMAIGLIGTTIAPWMQFYQQAAIVEKGVAVEDYAYSKADTVVGGIVVSLVAACIVIVCAHTLHPAGVHIDDASQAALALAPLAGARASLLFAFGLWNASMFAACILPLSTSYTVCEALGWERGVDQSYKDAPQFYFLYTAQIVLGALIVLIPRISLVRIMIVSQVVNGLLLPVILVFMIILVNDKKLMGRHRNGPVYNVVCLAAIAVLIVLSLLYVLTMLK
- a CDS encoding transporter suffix domain-containing protein is translated as MTEPLRTDAPSTPPARPGRWRRAIGYALLAVSTVTWFGGLLGAPFLPLSAARRVAVGGALVVVGEITFWAAVPFLGKEIVLLFRRYLNPLHWFRKKAPLAETEPETDGKL